DNA sequence from the Colletotrichum destructivum chromosome 9, complete sequence genome:
gtcgagcCCGTGGGGAGCATGACCGGCAAGCTGTTCCCGAGCGGGGAGCGGTCCGAGAAGATCGTCGTGGAAGAAGTCCGCGCGCTGGGAGACTTCGCGGTGGACGTTACCCTAATCGACTCGGCTAATCCATtcgtccttgtcgacgcCCAGAGCCTGCCTGCGCCGCTCAGGGGCCAGCCCGCAGATTCCCCGCTAgctctcgaggtcgccgaggccatccggAGACGGGGAGCTGTCCGGATGGGtctcgccgccaccatcgaGGCTGCTGGTCTGGTCAGGGGAACGCCGAAGCTCGCGTACCTTTCGCGGCCATCTGCCGACGAAAACACGATGGCCAAGGAAGCGGCGGATATCCGGGTGCAGGCTTATAGCATGGGCAAGCCGCACCCCAGCCTGCAACTGACCGGCGGCGTCACCCTGGCGAGCGCCGTCATCACGGAGGGAACGGTAGCGCATCGCATCGCAGGCGGTGAGGGATCGACTTTGCAGACGGAGGGCATACCCACGCCGAGGAGAACGCCGAGTCCGGTAGAGGGAGCCCTAAAGTCACCAGCAGGAGAGGTTCTCGGCGGCTCGCTTACCGGCGAGCACAACGCGGGCCGGACCGTCCGGATTAAGCATGGCAGTGGCACAATGGACGTTGAGGTCTGGGCCCACGAGGGCGCAGAGGGAGTTGCGGTGGACCGATGCGTcgtgacgaggacggcgcggcggcttTTTGAGGGCAACGTCCTCTATTACTCATGATACGCAAGAGGGGACCGATCAGATGGGTTTGATTCAAGCATAGCGTGCGATAGATATGTGTCACAGACACACCAAATGTACTTTCTCATGACGACTTGACATCACGCCAGTGGCACCGCATCTTTTGCCAGTTTCTTCTTGGCTCGTTGGGTGGCTTGCTTGAAAGTGAAGCCCAAAAAGCAAAAACGTAAGTTCATGTTTTCCCCAGCCCACTTCCCACGTTGACCTAGGGTTTTTGCAAGCCCGACCCATCAGGACTTCATGCCGACGATAGAGCATCacgaaaaaaagaagaacccAGCAAAAAAGCACTTGGCAAGATGGTCATGGcaaaaagcaaaagaaacTCCTCGACAGGGAATTGAACCCCGGTCCCCTGCGAGTTGTGTTTCCACACTGACAAGCAGATATCCTCACCACTAGACTATCGGGGATTGGATTGATTGATGCGATGGGTCGTGATGCTCAGTATACAACAAACAAGAGCTGGAAGTTGAAGTTATCATAAACACAAAAGGGTTAAAAAgatctcctcgacggggaatTGAACCCCGGTCCCCTGCGAATCGTTGATTATCAATGACAAGCAGATATCCTCACCACTAGACTATCGGGGATTAGTGGATGTGTTCATCCAGTGATAGTTGGTTGGGAGAAGTTGCAAGTGGAGCATTTATGTAGTCTGGTGTCAGTGCGTACCCCCACGGATTGTCTGTGTCTGCTTTTGGCTACACAGGCCGGTCCCCATGACAGAAAATGAtttttgtctttctctttcgCGTTATTGTTTTTATTTGCTTATCTTATGAGTGAGTCCCTGCGATGCGTTGCGGTCGCGGTGGCTTGGGAATAGAGACGAAACGAGGGCATCCATCGTCTGCCGTGTGTTCGACCGCAGCAAATGTCTTCACGAGGTTTCCCGGCTACTCAGGCGTGTGTAACTAAAAAACGAAAGAACAAACACTCCGAAACCGCTGATCATGTGATTCATGCATGATCCTTGCCCCTTTTTCAAACTGGAAAAAGTACAATGCCAGCGGTTTTCTCCTGCTTGGGGGCTGGAGGCAATGAATGCATGTGCTATGGGCAGTCGAGAGACAAGGCAACATAGGTGGTCCAGGGGGCAAACACGACACTAGTCGTGCCGTCGGATAGCCCGCTTTAAAGACGTGGCGATGGGGAACGATAACTCCTCGACGTCACAGTACGGCACGATCGAAACCCAAGGCATCGATAAATTGGTGAAGAGCGCTTTTGATATCCTTTCCTGTCGAAACCCACCAAGTGCCAGAACCAATCTGTCCGTATCCCGTTTCCTAAGCGGCCAGGCTTACTCAAGTCGACAGAGGCCTCGGGCACTATCGACATCTCTCCGAGGTCATCTACGCCTTCTGGGCCGAAGACGACTCGGCGACAGCgacctccttcttcttctgcggGATCAGGTTGCGGAGGGTCAGGTCGTAGACGACGTCCTCCACGCGCTTGACATCGTACTTGACCGCGTCGACGCGCTTCCGGAGGATGTCGTTCTTGAGGTTGAGCAGCTGAAAGCCGGCGAACAGGTCCTTGACGAAGCTGCTGATCTCGACGGGCATGGCAAAGTCGCTGAGGGTCACGGCGTTGGTGGCTAGGCGGGAGAGCTCCTGCGTCAGGTCCGTCAGGGCAAGAAGGTACTCCTCAATGGTGAGGTGGAAGGCGTCGCGGTCTTTGAGGTTAACAGGAACTGCCATGTCGTTAGCTCTAGGTTCCGAGGGCGAAAAGCGAGGCAGCGACGGTCGTCCgggacggccgagatgagTCACGTACCCTTGAAGATGCtgccgacctcctcgagggTCAGAAGACGGGCGATGGGACCGGGCTTGCCGTCGGAAGTGAGGCCGCCCAACCAGCCGCAGAGAAGGACGGTGAAGATGGCGTTCTGGACCTGGCGGTTCCATTTCTGGTTGTACCTAGATACGGATGAGTCAGATGGTGTGCTTGCTGCCTTGACGACATGGGATGGATTCCTACTTGTAGTAGGGGTGCTTGGATGCGATTTCCTCGAGCTCCCCAATGACTTCGATCTCCTTCTGGATGCCCGCCTGCACGTCTGAAAGCAGGGAGGGATCTGTCGGTGACATCCATTGTCAGCCATTTTTCTCGAGCAAGAGACGCCGACGGGGCATGTGCTAACGGGCGAGGACTCACATTGCTCACGCGGGGTGGCGTGGATGCGGGACAGCAGGCCCTGGACATAGGAGATGGCCCTGTCGAGCTTCTGGACCGTCTGGCTCATATGGTCGCGAACCTGTTGATCCTCGTCGATCTTATCCTTGAGGTGCTCAAAGATCTGGGGGTCCAGGAGGCGGGAGGCGGGAACCTCGCCCATGTTGGTGTCGTTATCCATGGCTGGTGATGATGCGACCGGGCGGTGGATGGGAGAAGACTCTGGCAAACGGGTGAGTAAATTGAAATGAGTGGTTACTTCGCCCAATTGCGCTCCGAAAAAGTCGCGTAATCTCGATGAGTGTTCTTGAACCGTTGCTGGGGGGAAAAATTGGGCAGTAGCAACTTTAGGGGGTGAGGTTCGAGGACTGAGCCCCGCGATTTGGAGCGACGTCACTGTaggaggcagaggcaggCACAGAAAATCAGAGTTTTACTTACTTCGAACGACGTGCTTTTGATGGCAATGAAATTTACAGTCACAACCACGCAGCATCAACGGACGAAATATTTACGGTCACGGCAGAGTCGCGATGCGATGGATGGTCAAAGGCTCGAGGAAAACCAAGCAAAGAGAAGGCGGTCACGGATGGCAATTCGAGCATCAATCGCAACTGACTTAAGACTTTGGAGAGAGCAAGCATTCTCTTGGCACGCATAGAAATAACCGTTTATTCACTTCAGTGTCGTCTTCTGAACCGCACTATTGACTGGTGGACACCAGATTCAGGATAATAAGGACTTCTTCACACGCCTGGGCAAGCCAGACGAATGCAATGAAGATCGGGGGTTTGCGTCGCCTGGAGGCAGTGAAATACCAGGGACACGGTGGAGACGACATACAGCAAGCCGCAGAGGCCATCTCCGGTGATCAAAAATAGGAATAATCAAGATTGATGCCAATAGGCATCTTTCAGAGATTAAACTGAAAAGAACAGATACTACACTTGATCTAAGCCAAAAGGCAAAGAAGAGCTaaggagaaaaggagaagaaatCCCAAGATCCGGCGGGATTGGGAGGGGTTATATACATTTTGCGAGTGATCCGTGCGGGCGAAGAGATCACTCTACAGGTACGTACCACAAAGGGAAAATGAGGCCAAAtccttaggtaggtaggtgctCTGTATCCGTATTGCAGTGCATCTTGAAGTAcccacctaggtaccttagaTACCGACCGATGCGTACCGACCAACAGCCAACAGGCTCTGAGGCTTCATTATGTGATGATATCGAAGATCACTTCTGCCAGCAACGAGAGGCCAAATGTGTGTCCGCATTTGCAAGTGCAGAAGCTTACATTCGACACCCTTTGGTTCTTGTATCTGAACGGTTTGCTGCCTCGAGGCAATCGAAATCCAGGCAGAACCACCAAGTCTAAGTCTGCATTTCGGTCGAACTGCCTGTTCTGCACAAGGTGTGCATGGAAGGCCGAATGCATCAGACGTTTCCATCTTTGAGTACCCGAACAGCGACATGATGGGCCCGCCACCTTGCTTCTACTCCATTGATGGCTCGCACTCGGCATGACCCCACGCATGTAACTGTCGAACTACCAAGGTTGACGacgccttgacggcgaagtATCTACCATCAGCATCTCTATCAGTTCTGAAGAGAGGCCTCCTGCTGCAAGACCACGGGCCTGTAGTGAAGTAAGCATGTTTAGTATAGTTTGCTCGAATAAAACAATGAAGTCAATGCATCTTTGGACCGTTGACATTTTAAGGCTTCCTAGAGCCCGCCGTAAACCCTAATTGTTGGCAACAGGTTCAACTGGGATAGGTAGGAGGTCTCGAGACCTTTGGACAATGAACGCTTTGTGCTCCGATCGGGTATCATCGCATATCAAGAAGGCCTCGAGAACATCAAGTCTCGTGCAGCAGGCAAACAGTCCAATCACAGGCACCAAGCATCGACATGGGGTATCACATTTTACAAGGCGACGCCAAGTCGACATCCGGGTGAACCCAGTCGATAACGTGCTTCGTTCCCTTTGGGAGGCGGGAACTCGGGGACTCATAGGTCCGGCCGTTCTTGAGCCCTGGTCGAGATACCGGCCAGCAATGCATGTCATGCAGCTGTCGTCTAGCAGTGGGAAAAGGGGAGCTCTAAccacctaggtacctagtgTAGCGTGTTCCTATCTGTACGATGAACAATCTCAAAGCTCGGACGCTCAACGCCCAGCAGGGTGCAGCCATTGTCTGCAGCGCGCTTCCATTCGTTCAAACGCAGCTTGGAGAGCCACACCACCCAGAAAGCCAGAATTACCATCTCAATCGAAGCAAAATCAAGCTTCTCATTGGCGGCTCGTCTAGACGAAAGGTGCATATGGCGCCCACCCCTTGCAGCCGAGGGACGCTCCCGAGAGGGTTAGGACTTGGAGGGTGGTACATTCCTTTTGCTGCCCGTCCACTATATTTCTCATGTACCTCCATTTCCCGGCTCCGAGTGGTGACCCATGACTACCGGCTGAAAGGGGCAAACACAAATGTCAACAAAATTTTGAGTGGCAGCCGAGAGAGACAAGCCAAATTGGAAAAGGCCCAATCCAAGTCCGAGGACACGCTGCGAACTTTTTGACTTGACGCCGTCCCGAGTCTCTTATCCTCCCGTGCTTTTTCCTACTGCCCGCCACAACCCCCGACGCCTTCGTCTGGTCGTACTCGGATTACTCGTGCCAGACCgcctctcctccttcccaCCTCACCCCGTCTCCCTGTGTGCTCTGGACGCTTCTTTGGACGAAGCTTCCATTCGGCTTCCGTCAGACAATTTCCATCTCcgaacccccctcccccttcccaccTCGGCCGGATTGCGCTGCGAGATCCACGACCATCACACGGACTAGCCTTTCAGCTACATGAGACGTGCATGACCCCACGTTGAAGTTTTCTGCTATCTGTA
Encoded proteins:
- a CDS encoding Putative Translin family, encoding MLRGCDCKFHCHQKHVVRKSSPIHRPVASSPAMDNDTNMGEVPASRLLDPQIFEHLKDKIDEDQQVRDHMSQTVQKLDRAISYVQGLLSRIHATPREQYPSLLSDVQAGIQKEIEVIGELEEIASKHPYYKYNQKWNRQVQNAIFTVLLCGWLGGLTSDGKPGPIARLLTLEEVGSIFKVPVNLKDRDAFHLTIEEYLLALTDLTQELSRLATNAVTLSDFAMPVEISSFVKDLFAGFQLLNLKNDILRKRVDAVKYDVKRVEDVVYDLTLRNLIPQKKKEVAVAESSSAQKA